The Mycobacteriales bacterium nucleotide sequence GCATGTCGCCCCGCCTGCACGCCGACGAAGTCGACATCGACACCGATCGGGTGCGTGCGCTGGTCGCCGGGCAGCTGCCGGAGTACGCCGGGTGGTCGCTGCGCAGGGTGGCGTCGGGGGGTACGGAGAACGCCGTGTTCCGCCTGGGCGACGACCTCGCGGTCCGGATGCCGTTGACCCCCGGCGCGGTCGGAAGTCTCGTCAAGGAGGTGCGCTGGCTGCCCGTCATCGCTCCCCATGTATCGCTGGCTGTGCCGGAGGTCGTGGTGACGGGGGAGCCGGGCGAGGACTATCCGTTCCCGTGGGCGGTCGTGCGGTGGCTCACCGGCGAGGACGCGCTCACCGCTCGGCTCGACTCGATGACGCAGACGGCGCTGACACTCGGGCAGTTCGTCGCCGAGATGCAGAGCATCGACATGACGGGTGCGCCACCGCCCGGGTCCGAAGGGTTCGGCCGCGGGTTGCCGCTCGCCGGGCGCGACGAGGTGTTCCGCGCGGCCCTCGCGCAGTGCGAGGGAATCATCGATGTGGAGCGGGTGGCGAAGGTCTGGGACGACGCGTTGGCCGTCCCGGACTGGGCGGGTCCGCCCGTCTGGTTGCACGCCGACCTGATCCCGGGCAACCTCCTCGTGCGGGACGGTCGCCTCGCCGGCGTACTCGACTTCGGGACCATGTCGACCGGCGATCCGGCGTACGACGTCACCCCGGCCTGGTACCTGCTCGACCGTGCCAGCCGGCCGGCGTTCTGCGAGATCGTCGGGGCGGACGACGCGATGCAGCGTCGCGCACGAGGCCTCGTCGTGTCCGGCAGCGTGATCGCCCTGCCGTACTACCTGCACACCAATCCGTCGATGGTGGCAACCGCGCGGCTCGGAATCACCGCCGTACTCGGCGACGCACTCTGACCTCGGCCGGTCTTGCCACCGGGCCCGACCTGAGGCACTCTCCCGGGATCGCGTTGACCGTGACCAGGGAGGCGGCCATGCCCAGCCCACGCTCTCGACGGACAGTCCTGCGCCGCGGACTGGTGCCCGGTGCGGCGGCGGCGATCGTCGTCGCGGCGGTGCTGGCGGCCGCAACCCCCGCGGACGCGGGGCCTACTGCGGTCACCGCGGCTGTCCCGGCCTCGGCACACGGCTGGCAGCGGGTGTGGGCGGACCGGTTCAACGGTGCCGCCGGCAGCCGGGTCGATGCGAACAGGTGGATCTACGACGTCGGGCCGGGAGCGAACTTCGGTACCGGCGAGATCGAGACGGCGACCGACTCGACGGCCAACGTGTTCCAGGACGGCCGGGGCAGCCTCAACATCAGGGCGCTCGGCTCCGACCAGACGTGGACGTCCGGCCGGATCCGCACCAAGCAGCTCTTCGGCGCTCCGGCCGGCGGTGTGATGCGGGTCAGCGCGTCGATCCGGCAACCTGACCCGGCGGCCGGACTCGG carries:
- a CDS encoding aminoglycoside phosphotransferase family protein, with the protein product MSPRLHADEVDIDTDRVRALVAGQLPEYAGWSLRRVASGGTENAVFRLGDDLAVRMPLTPGAVGSLVKEVRWLPVIAPHVSLAVPEVVVTGEPGEDYPFPWAVVRWLTGEDALTARLDSMTQTALTLGQFVAEMQSIDMTGAPPPGSEGFGRGLPLAGRDEVFRAALAQCEGIIDVERVAKVWDDALAVPDWAGPPVWLHADLIPGNLLVRDGRLAGVLDFGTMSTGDPAYDVTPAWYLLDRASRPAFCEIVGADDAMQRRARGLVVSGSVIALPYYLHTNPSMVATARLGITAVLGDAL